The sequence ATTAATCCCAAAAGTTGAGAACCACGAAGAAGATATCCCAAGGATTGGGAGGTGGGATATATACTAGATTTCTGATTACATTTGGAGAACAGACATGACACAGTTTTCGGTAAGAGTTATATgtcagttggtttaggttttgtaaatttatgataatgtaatttagataaaactttgatgtaatcaaaattgtcatgtgtagctataagttacacatttaaatgtgcttgtgtaacttatagttacacatgcaaagatAAAACCAGTGAAtgcattttatatgtgtaactataaaatgtgcttatgtaactattggttacacatataaaatgtgcttatgtaactttaagttacacatacaactgaaaatttgtatatttagaatgttcaactgtttttgctgtctctttttaacctctccatctgttaattgcagccaactcctagctttgtggctgagttttcacagcttgagaAGCAGCTAGGTATATCAACAGTGGTACCCAGCAAGGACGACCTGCAAAGTTAGATGAAAGCGCAAACCATTGAGAATGGCCATCTGAAAGAGCAACTGCAAGCAAAGCAAGCAATGTTTAAAGCAGTGTATGCAATTGCCAGAGAAGGGATATCAGAAGGAGACCTTTCAGGAACAGCAGAATTCAAGATtcacaattttagttgccaaattatgcaagcaatgggtattgatccttacaaagtgacacatgaagagtttatgcaacatgaagatgctggacatggaggtactgagcatggacctactgagcatgaagaagaagagttacagTTAGTTGAGACTGAGCAACAAGGAGATGGAAgtactgagcatgaagaagaagagaccgAGAAAGAGACtgagcaagagaaagagaaagatgacgcggaaacttccttccatgaagaatgtaagtagttgttcatttttaatatgcttctttaacttgattagacttaataaatgttgagtaaactaatcatatggatgtgtaatccctagttacactagttagatgcatgtataactccatgttacactaggtatccatgccatattcatgtgtaacttgaagttacacatgttagttatccaagccagtcgattacacatgatatatattcttcttgaaattttattaaaaaaatttaacatcatcatcatcatcatcctaattctcatttcaatccttgtgcagttccatatatgagccttgcagctggaaatacgccaacaattctgcaagctcaaactgctgcagaggGGCACAAAAGACCACTGAGGACATATAGTTCAAGTTTGAAGAGTGTGACAACTTGCAAGACTCCAGCAAAGAAAAGGCCCGTTTCAAAGGGAAAGCCCACTCCTACAAATAATGTTgatgaggagcagaagaaagatgTTGAAGAGACACCTGTTACGGATGAGGCGAAGAAGAAAGCTGCAGATGGTGGAGTTGTGGATGGGGCAGGTGATGATGTAGCTGCAAAAGCCACAGGTGATGATGTAACTGCAAAAGTCAATGAGGAAACACCTGCAAATGTTGGTGACAGTTTGGTTATGACTGCTCCAACTCAGCCAACTCCTGGAACTTTTGGGGACAGTTCTGCTTCAACACAGTTTGTGGACTCCATGGTGATAAGTGCTACAATACCGCAACTAGGAGCTAACCCTGATGATATGCCGAATGTTGAAGTGAGTAAAATGATAGATGAGATCGTCAGCGACATTAACAAAACTGAACATGGACCTGCAGTGACGGAGAATGCAGAACCTACCTCAACTGGTATGAATCTCTTCCGTTCTATGTTTTGTTTttaatggaagtgtaacttcaatTTACACATTataaaaggcatgtgtagcttgaggttacatatagtatgttttgtttgtaatggaagtgtaacttcaagttacacattgtaaaaggcatgtgtagcttgaaGTTACATACAatatgttttgtttgtaatggaagtgtaactttaagttacacattgtaaaaggcatgtgtagcttgaaCTTACATACAGTACATTATTATTTTGgcatgtgtaactttaagttacatacaTGTGCTAATTTTACTGAGATTCTGCCTATATTTGTTTGCGCAGCTACAACATAGGAAAACTTTTTTAGCCTTGGATTAGAAAAAACTCCAAAACCTGCAGGAGAGTTACTAAAGGAAGCTGCGAAGACAATAAGAGAAAGGCAACCAACATTCATACAACAACGTGTGATGAGGAATAGAATAATCCCAACACAAGATCTGAAAAAATatcaaagaaattcaaagagGGTTAAGAAGACatctaatgaagaagaaatggccgCAGTTCCAGAAGTGGAAAAAGAAAGAATAGACGCAGTtccagtagtagaagaagaaagaatggctgagttgctgatgaagatgatggaacaatgagaaaggatgtgaaaggttcagaaGTTATCGAAAGGCTGGAAGGCGAGAAAAAGAAGATAGTGCTTGAAtatttcaatactcatccgaaAACGTAAGTAGCTCGACTCCAAGTAGGCTTGATTCTTTTATTGATTGTTGTATTTTACTACTTGATTGTGTTATCTTGATTGATAATAGTTTACTTCTTTGTAATGCAGAGACATTGCTTGGATGGAATGCGACGAAGATGGTAACCAGATGTTTGATATATCTGGAGAACTAATGCTACAACTTACCAAGAAAGAATCCTACTTGGAGTCAGAATTCATCGACTTCTACATTAGCagattgaagacaaagatgaaCTCTAACAACAAGTATGACAAAGCGTTATTCCTGTCGCCAAAAGCATACGTAAGTACTTCAatatatttaaaatcttattgcatttataatgtgtagtGTATTTGGTAAGATTATAATAACATACTCGAGATTTTTTAATGTCGGAAAccatttataatgtgtaatctgaagttacacaaccatttataatgtgtaatctgaagttacacatccttattttTCCAGTGTAAAACCCAAGGCCCTATGTGTAACTTATGTTTACATAATCACTTGTTCATTTGTAACTTTTGATTAAAAATTTGAGTTTGACATTCCAAATGGTTTTTGCAGATCTCTTACTTGAAGgattacgaagaattcaagaaatttTGGATTCCGAAGCTTGCCAAGGAGTATGTCAAGTACAAGAACGATGCAGTCAGACTTTTTTCCCCAAtgtgcaacaacaacacacactTCACACTGCTGGAGTATGACTTGAGGAGCTCTAATGCTTGGTCCTACATGAACTCATCAAATGTTAAGGAACTCAGGGGTAAACACCTTGTTcaagccaagaaatatgcatttgCAATTACTACAGAACTGAGACTCTTGTGTCCTTATGCTCTTGGGATGAATGAAAATGCCAAGAATCTCCCTTCGCCACCACAAGGTTCATTTCCTGACTGTCTTCCATGTGTATGCAATTACatgaagatcaggatgaagaataaaccacttgACAAAAAATTAACCTCAACTATGATGCTATGGTGGACTGACAAGCTGAACCGCATGAGAGGAAGCATGCTATACAAGATTCTTTTGGATCCATCCAGAGATGTGCAAAGCAgtcattaggattagaaaaaaCTCTATACTCGTAAATATGTTGTTAGCCATAAGCAGATGTTAGacttggaaaatatgttgttagaaacttttaaatttcattaGTTAGTAGATTTTAGCAGTTCTTGGTTTTGAAAATATTTATTGATTGAAATTCTTTGAATTAAAAACTTTTATCTTGTTAGAACTTCTACTGCTGTGTGTACAGGTTTCAGAAAGTATGCCACAGGTTAAGTAACTACACATCTTAACTTGATGCATAAGGTGTAACCAGAGTTTACATATGCATTTATCAACCTAATATTACACATGCATTCACAGCAGTGtaaacttctggttacacatccatatatttgagtgtaaactgaagttacacaagccattGATCAGACTTAcccaataaataaaaataaaataaagttacaccagcatttatcatgtgtaagctaatgttacacatgcattcacagcagtgtaacttctggttacacatccatatttgagtgtaaactaaagttacacaagcatttgaccactgatcagacgtacataaataaatcaaaaatagagtaaaatgcatttcaactgtgaactgacaaaatataaaatctgaataaaagatccttgcacataatcaacattgcagaaaaataaaaacgtttggtccgtgagaaccgaaatgaagaaaactaaaaaacatatAATCCAAGACAAATAAGAATCCACACATCAAATCATTATTTGCAGAAATGAACTTTGGTAGGCTAAAGCTAGTGGGGTGTGAACTTCCAAGGATTCCTGCAACCTGCCTTGTTGTGACCTGTTTCCTTGCAATTGCTGCAACGAACTttcctcttcaccttcttctcacctTTACTTATAATCCTTTTCCCTGGTGGTCTACCTGGTTGCTTCTTCACGGTAGGAGGGTTTACGGTGTCGTCTGGATGATATTCAacaggcctgttgtagttgggaatcggctggatgacatgcatataagtcttcctaaaatagtcgcttgtaaaatacggtgaaatgaaatcagtagcctcacgtttaatcttgcgtatggctgcaagagcatgagcacaaggaaaaccatatacgcgccacctggaagaaaacaaaaataatcaaaaaatcaGTTAGTTGCACATACAAATCACAAAAACACTCAAAATTCTAGTTACAGGTGCATATACAGGATGTGTATCTTTAAGTTACACTTTCAAAATGAATGTGTAACTACTATTTAGACATGCATATATCTAATGTAACTGGAAGATACacattctaaaaaaaaatgaacatacagagagaagaaaaagcataagaaaccaaacctttgacaggtgcaagtctggtgttcgaggtccaccatgtgagacctttcgctaaaaacttcaaacacggtaggactagcaaccaatacttcccaagccaaaccttcatattgaagagccacaagcttttcttcatactcaggggttaatggagtcatcatattagcaccaatttcacgacgctccgccatcaaacacattattttcctcctaatctgaaaagcagaaaaaaattcatgaataCATAAAGTGACAAACacatgaaataaaaagacaaacaaaacagcaaaacacacacacactcaattaacctgatcaagaagaccagatgcaggcatcttcttgtgaaccagaaCCCAACTATTGACTGATTCTGCTAGAGTACTAGATGTTCGTCCATACCGACAACCTTTGAAATAGGCATTCACATATGCTTCAGGTGGGATTGTCTCGATGTAATCAGCCACCCAATCGCAGTTCAAGTCTCTAATCTTTTGTATGGCTTTCACATGGTTTTTAGGTGAGAGTGCGTATGTCGCCTCTCGGAAAAGGTCCATCACAAGCGAGTACCTAGGATCTGTTGTAGTGATGGGTATATTTTTCGTCAAATGATAGTAGCAGAAGTTGTAGAACCCATCTGGATAAACAAGTGGAACACCCtgcaagagtccttcatggcgatccgaaaggaaggtgattggcctcccatcaccaacaacttcagtcaaattccttaaaaaccactcccagttgttgatcgtctcagaatcgactagtgcaaaagcaagggggaaaatcctacaaaaaaaattgtgcagaatcgaaagaataataagtttcacacaaacagaaaacaatgtgtaaatacaagttacacatgctaaaacaaatatgtaacttaaggttacagtgctattttcttagttacacactgagtaaagtaatgtgtaactgagagttacacatgtgtaacttcagttatgtcaactgaagttgttcaaaaaaaaacataaaaaaaacatacctttaccaccattgatcccagtagctgccatcaagcaacctttgaatgtaccagtaaggaaagtagtatccaagtataccattggacgacaaaaccggtaccccttgatgcatgcagcaaatgcgatgaaaatccgttggaactgtttattttcacgttcaaactttatcacactaccagggttggtttcccttatagcatcaatataccataccaagtgcgagtaggACTTGACATCGTCGCCATAAATCGTCTCATAAACCTTTTCCCTAGCATTATATGCCTGATAGTACTCCATGTTAATCCCATAGTTGGTCTGGAAATCAGCAGCAATTTGCTTgggcttcttgtgaggatttttgcgaacttcttcctcaatcaaactagacgagaagctggtggagtaagtttggttcaagttgcgcccaccagcaccacaaatgtgctcagggttataagacctgacctgaagaggttcatacaaaatataaacaattcaaccaaaacacaatatggtgcaaaaaacatcatgtgtaaaccaaagttacacatactgtaaaaaacataacatatactaagcattagatgacagaacacggaaaccctacctgaaacatttcgttcctttcatcgatagaagctgcatggaatttccgcaatttttcatctgcacacttagccgtgaacctagaacgctcattgtgagttacaatcatttggaaaccagtgcgaagacgatacttggtgaaagcaaccctgacttgcgtaactccttcaacaaacacatgaccaatttcaccaagaaccttgggccaaccatccgataacaaaggtttcgcaggcttgcttttatcttccaaatacattgcaacagtaagattgtttctggacgaagacgtactactagacccattagaaatagaagaatctgccctagagctggaggaagaggccacacgaggaacattttgcaagaaaatatcaacactggtcttctgtttactatttgtgatggatataagagcttgcaacgaaaaatcacagtcaagcggaaaatctttcccactttctcggaagaagaaagtaataccaagtggagtaaacTGCTTCCATTCCctgcaaacttgttccttaaactcttcaagtttgatatcagtattaacacGCAGGGTAATAAAATCTGAAGAGTAGCGAACAACACAATGCAACTAACAGCGCAACTAACAGGATCCATGACAacctgaaaaatataaaacacacaataacaatatcaaaattttaaaacgaacgcaattcactcgggggcgttgccccctcgtgagaagtatattctatgcggcAAGCTAAATATGAGTAAAAGATACAGATGATACAACTATTTACACATAAACCTGTTACAggacatatatatgtaacttcaacttacacatgcttaaaatacaacagatatatatgtgtaaactaaaattacacatgctacaactaaaaaacatctgcttcttcctcacacatgcttaaaatacaaacagatatatatgtgtaaactaaaattacacatgctgcaactaaaaaacatctgcaccttccttacacatgcttaaaaatacaacatgatatatatgtgtaacctaaagttacacatactgtaacaaaaaaacagcatgtctaacAAACCAAATTGAAGTTGTTCTACtaaaacaaaattgtttcttcatagtcctctcagtatcaacaaaaattaacagatcggacatgcaagaagaacaaataattcaaaaaaaaaaaattgaaaacagatctgaaatcaaaaacaaaataaaattcttacctagattGATTGTTTTCTTACTTCTGAAACAATGTTGTTACTATTCCTCTTCTCGGTATCAACCAAACCTGtgtaagcatcaacaaaaacatactcagtatcaaaaccaaattaaaaaagtgaaaaaactAGATCGCAattgtaacaatcaaaatcaattgaattgaaaactagatcgaaatcacaattcgtacctacgttgatttctctattccaaactgtcttcttcttcttctcagactcaataaaatcgaaacaacacaaaaatccaaaaagtagaagatagaaatcaaacaatcaatcAGAAAAAGTAATGAATCAAACCTATTCGATACAAACAGAAGATAAAATTgatacaaacctatttgttgttcttcaatgcatcGTCTCAAACTCGTCAGATCTGAAATCCACTGAATAACATCAATAAATTGAGAAAAATCAACAATGAATCCTTGATCTTCGTTTTCTCTTGAACACAACAACAGACTAACGAACTCTTGTTCTTCAATGCAACAATTTCGTGTGAAGAAAAAACCTAATTctgtttctgaagaaaaaatcAACGAGAGCAGAGAGAATATAGAGCTAAAAactaatttgatttgattttatgtTTCTGTTACCGTATAAAACAACTTTAAATACTGGAGGGTAACTATGGTATTTTCACTTTTATTAAAAAtcctgatgacgtcagcaatccgggaaaattcaaaaccaggcccaaaaaaaagagttctgggcctagaaatatcaaaaatggAAAGTGGCGCttgtatatgttgaacccatatagtagggggttctagtatttttcactttccaAAATACCAAACagacttgggaccacctaaaaaattACTAAATTACTTATTTTCCCTTAAATAATCATGTTGATATATGGGTATACAAGTCATAACAGGACCCTCTTAACAATAAAAGGCTTATTACAGATGCAGGCCCAGCAAATTGACGATTTCTGTAGGACTGGACTTGTGCCTGAAGAAATCCCAATCGAGAAGAGTTCGAACTCTTATATGAGCCCTATGcccttatttcttttccaagtCACTTCGCTGCTCTCTCTTCCCCCAAACTCTCTCTAAATCCCGATTGATTATCAGTGTAAGTTTTCTTGTAGTGTAGATACACAAATCTCTGATTAAATTTATTGGACAAGAAGTTTGTTTGAGCACCTATTTTTTGTTCAAACTTTAGTAGATAGTTTCTGATTAGGTAACATTATCTGTTTATTGGTAGGTTTTGGATTTTGAGTtaaagattcttgaaaatggcACAATCAGTGATTGAAGTTCCATCAAAGGGTGGGTTTAGTTTCGATCTATGTGTTAGAAACGATATGCTCGCCAGAAAGGGGTTCAACTCCTTCTTACAGGAAACTGGTACCACCATTGTTGGTCTGTCTACAAGTAAACATCTTTATCTCTCACTTCTCTTTGTATTTATGATATTTTTATGATAAATTTGTAAGTTTACATGTTCTCATAAATATTATGACTAGGGTTTGAATTGTATTTCCCTTCTTAGTTACTGAAATTGATTTAGGCAACTTTAGGGAGTTCTATATAGGGCTTTTGTACCTAGGTTATTAAAcgtatacaatttttttttttttaatgttttttttggAACTAGGGCTTCGATTGGATTTTCTTGTTAGCAAATGAAAACTGATTTAGGGCAACCTGGGTGAGTTCTATGTCTAGGTTAGCTAATGGGGTATGGATTTTAGTGCAAGAAAAATTGATTAGTTGGGTTGGACTGGTTCTAACTTCTAGGAGTATTATGGGAAAGTGGggttaatttttatttgatttaagataatCACTTGTTTAGAAGCAAGCAAGGGTGTTAGGATGTGTTGGAATGGGCCTATTGTTGCAATGTAGATGATAATTAGTATTTATCCTTGTTGAGGTGCTTTTGTATGTGTTCACATTGTTTTCTCCAAGATGGTGCTGTTCTTGGTGTTGTATCTTAGTATGGTTTTTATTATTTGGAACTAGAGTTTCGATTGGATGCCCTTTTCGTTAAGTGTAATTGATTTGGCTTAGGGAAACGTAGATGATGAAACCAATCCTGTTATAACTGATCATGGTAAAGTTGCGGCGCCATGGTTTCAGTCTTTGTGGTAGTTGATGGTATTTGTTCTCATTTTTTCCTTCATTGCCACTATAGGATGGTGTTGTTCTTGGGGCGGATACAAGGGCAACAGAAGGATCCATTGTTTGTGACAAGAACTGTGAAAAGATTCATTACATGGCACCTAATATTTATTGCTGTGGAGCAGGAACTGCTGCGGATACAGAAGCAGTCACAGGTATATTTTCTCATTTTACTCTTTTGTAGGCTGAGGTTGTTGGTCATCCATACCATACCCAGTGTATGCATGTACTTCTACACATTACATAACTGCTATTTAGCAAAAACGTGGATATTCTGCTCTGGAAGTTATTTATGGATAAACGACATTTTCATTGAATCATTGTACAGTTTAGACGTATGAAAGTGAACAacaaatattgtttttttttttatagacatGGTCAGCTCCCAACTTAACCTACACCGTTATGCAACTGGTCGTCAATCAAGGGTTGTAACAGCTCTTACACTTTTGAAGACTCACCTTTTCAGGTATATTTGTTTTTTGCACTCAGATGTTTTTGGTTTTGCATAGTTCGAAAGAATCTGGATAACTGGAGGTTGTTGCACTATTGTACAGTTACCAGGGTCACGTGAGTGCTGCTTTGGTGCTTGGTGGAGTTGATGTCACTGGACCTCATTTGCATACTGTGAGTTCAGATACTGTTACTGCTATCTCCTTTAGTTTCTTCTTTATATGTGTTCGCTTTGTAACTGGAAGTTGTTTTTTGTAGATCTACCCACATGGTTCAACTGATAGTCTTCCTTATGCCACGATGGGTTCTGGTTCTCTTGCTGCTATGGCCATGTTCGAATCACAGTACAGAGAGGGCATGACTGTAAGTTGTCACACTGTTTGGGTTATGTTACTCAATTAGATAATTGTGATAACTTTTTAGTGTGTAGTTACACGATTTACCTTTTATGCTTCTTTTGTTGGACCATTGGGAAACTTCAGCCATTGGTCTTGAGTTATGCATTTAGACAAATCATTTTCCCTTAGTTGTTATTGTTGCTTCTCTTTTTTCCTTGTTCAGATTTTCTTCTTTGTGTTTTTGAGTCTTAGTCTAGGGAGATTATGTCAAACTTGTTGGAACCTTTACGTTTTTCTATCAGTCTGTACCGTCTTGGTCGAATCTTCAAAAGATAAAGACGATTGAATAACTTCGTCAAGTTAATTACTTTGAGCATGTTCTTTTAGGAACCATCTCATTGTTACCATGGCATAGTCATCTCGGATATAAAGATGATGAACTAGATTCAGATTTCGTGTGCAGTGTTTGTTAGGTTTTGaagatctcatgttatagtgtcGCTTGCCATCCTAGTTGATATAAGTTAGGTTTCTCAGGCCATGTAAAGTGATGGAGGAATAATGAAGCTCATTCCATTCGGATGATCCACCTCAGTAGTTATCATGGCTGTAAGTTTCTGTTGCATGTGAAGAGAATTGGATGGGGAAGGGAAAAATGCTGATAACCAGCTTGTTTCTCCTCAGTCCTCATTTATCTGGATCGCTCATGCCTAAACAGTTATTGATGTAGCGGCTTGTTTGTACTGCTGGAGAGATTCCATAAACTGTTCGATTTTGCGATTTTGTTggtctattttcttttttttcttctcttgtttCAACTGTTGTCATTCACCTGAAACTTGAATAGTCCTAGGTAGTTACAGTTGCTTTTCCACATGTATGTTGAAACTTTATGTTTGGGCCGGCAGTTTATTATCTGTTTGATGTATTTGTGAACCTCATCTACCAAGAATTATGTAACTCTTGTTATTTCCGCTGACTCTTCTATTGGGAGGTTAATACTTTTATGTGGACTGTCTTTCCAAATTTCTGTAACCtttattaggtttatattctGATTTCGACTGTTCGATAAATTATTGCAGAGAGAGGAAGGCATTCATCTTGTTAGTGAGGCTATCCGCTCAGGTATTTTCAATGATCTAGGAAGTGGTAGCAATGTTGATGTCTGTGTGATAACCAAGGTATGTTGATCAACCCCTTATAGAAACAACGTCATCTCTTTTTTTGTTATGGCTGCGCTTAACACCATAGTGTTTTCTTTCTGGTACAGGATGGGACTGAGTATTTGAGGAACCATATGTTGCCCAACCCTCGTACTTACGTCAGTACTAGAGGATTTTCTTTTGCCAAGGGCCAGACTGGTAAGTGATTCGTCTGTTTATTTACCACGACTTCACTGCATATGTAAGTAAAGTCTATTGTAAGGTTTTGAGTTTTGATGTTATCGTTGTTGTTGCTGTGATGTTGTTTTGCAGAGGTCCTATCAACCAAGATCAAACAATTGAAAGAGAAAGTAGTAGAGGTGGCTGTTGAAGGAGCAGATGCAATGGAAGAGTGAATTATGTGAAATTGGTTTTCAAAATCCAGTCAGGTTTTAGAACAATTTACTAAACATTTTACTTCTTGTATCAAAATGTTGCAGTGAAGATGGTTTTCGCCTTTCTTGGGAACTTACAGTTAAAATTTTATTACCTATATCAGTTTGAATCTTGTAAATACTGtttatttcccttgcaaaaaaagGGGCTACTGCTGTGACTGCATAGATTTCCCTGCTTCAATCGAAGTAAAGTCTCATTTGCCAGCACCTCCCTAGTAAAGTTAACTTCTGTGTACTGCTGcgaccaagaacataagcatctTACTTTTACAcctaaatgagttttggttgctGATCATTGGTTTGGTGTCTCTCTCTTACGTCATAacgtttctaaaaataaaaatctttgttaataaaaataaaagcaagCCGAGGCAACATGCTTTTATAAATGTTGTTAGTTTTAGGTTACGGAAAATGTAAACCTATAGTTTGGGTGCTGTTGGAAAAAATAACTCATAGTGTGAGAAAGCTAATGTCGTTTGATAAGCTTCTCAAGTTTTAGATTTCATTGAATTGATTTTTACTCGCTGTCAGGTGTTTTTTTAAACATTTCAAACTGCTACCTCCTCAACCGGTAACTAACGTACACTTTAACCATTACCTGCCAGTTACCACAGACACACACAATTCATGACTCTCTGATTTTGCACACTCATTTCACACAAGTTAAAGATCATTTCCTGACACCACCCGCAAGAACAGGGTCTATGCAGAGGCAGAGACTACCTCAAAGTGGAAAACCTAGGGGTAGATAATCCTTTGGTGAAGATATCGGCAATTTGATCCTGAGTGGAGAGAAAACGAACATCCAGAGCTTTTGCAGCAACTAACTCCCTGACATAGTGAAATGCAATCTCTATATGCTTCATTATGTGATGAAATATTGGATTTGCTGTTAAGTAAGTAGCTCCTATATTATCACACCACAGAACTGGTACCTTTTGGGAATAAAACTGTAGTTCATGAAGTAAAGACTGCACCCAAATGAGTTCTGAAGTAGCATCTGCCAGAGCACGATACTTTGCTTCTGTACTAGATCTTGCAACTGTCTTCTACTTTCTAGAGCACCATGAAATGAGATTAGGACCCAGAAAAAGTGCCATGCCACCAGTTGATCTTCTATCAGTTATATCAttagcccaatctgcatctgagtAGGCCTGAAGCTGAAGAGATATAGACCTTTTAAATTGTAAACCATGAGAGTCAGTGCCCTTTAAATACCTCAGGATCCTCTTCACAGCTGACCATTCTGCCTCAGTTGGGTTCTGCATATGTTGACATGCTCTATTGAC comes from Papaver somniferum cultivar HN1 chromosome 7, ASM357369v1, whole genome shotgun sequence and encodes:
- the LOC113299497 gene encoding proteasome subunit beta type-7-B-like, which codes for MAQSVIEVPSKGGFSFDLCVRNDMLARKGFNSFLQETGTTIDGVVLGADTRATEGSIVCDKNCEKIHYMAPNIYCCGAGTAADTEAVTDMVSSQLNLHRYATGRQSRVVTALTLLKTHLFSYQGHVSAALVLGGVDVTGPHLHTIYPHGSTDSLPYATMGSGSLAAMAMFESQYREGMTREEGIHLVSEAIRSGIFNDLGSGSNVDVCVITKDGTEYLRNHMLPNPRTYVSTRGFSFAKGQTEVLSTKIKQLKEKVVEVAVEGADAMEE